AGCGAAAGCCGCCTACAGGCTCTTGGCTTCGGGGCCAGGCCCACAGCGTAGAAAAGCGTTTTTTGCTTCATTTTGTCGCTTCGGACAAAAAGAAGTCGCTGTAAAAGCGAAACACTTCGTAATGATGGTGCTAGCTTCCACCGCGAATGCGCTACGTCATCAACAAAGAGGCATAACCCATTATTGGGATGACGAACAAAGGATCACCGCGAATGCGCTATGAACAAAACAAACAGCGCCACCTTGGATGCGGGCTGTTCGTCATGGCCGCGCGGCCGCTATTGTTGAGTGGGTTTTGTGACGGACTCGGAGCGCTGGATGCTGTCCTGGACCCTGTTGACGGTCCTGCGGGCAAACCAGAAGGCTATGCCTGCGGATATCCAGACGATGCCGAGGATGGAGAACCACAGGGCGGTTATGGGATAGCCCAGCGTTCGGGTGAACAGGGTGAACAGGATGTATGGTGCGGCGACCTGGCGGGAGAGGCCCAGCCAGATGGCGAAAAGCGGACGTTTCATGCCTTGGAGGATCGAGGTGGGGACGAAGATGGCCACGTAGCCGTAGAGGGTGAAGGCGTCGATACGCAAATACTCGGCACCGATGGCCGTCACAGCCGGGTCGTCGGTGAAGATTCGCATGAGCGGTTCCGCGAACAGGAAGATGGGCACGGACAGCGGCAGGATCAGCATAGCGCCGTAAAGGAGATTTTTTTTCATGTTCTCCCTGATGCGGTCGATCCTGTTTGCGCCGTAGTTTTGGGCCGTGATGGTCAGGGCGGCAACAGACAGGCCGATGGTCGGCAGGAGAATAATCTGGTCGATGCGGGTGGCGATGCCGTATGCCGCTGCCGCTTCCGGGCCGAATCCCGAGACGAAACGGAAAATCACAAAGAAGCCGAGCGCGATGGTCATGGAATTCAGTGACGCCGGGAACCCCTGACGGGCGATTTCGGCGTAGATTTTCGGGCGGGGGATGAGGTTGCGACCGCTGTTTGTCTTGAGCAGACCGGTCCGGCGCGCCTTGACCAACAGGTAGACCGCTCCGACCCCCTGCAGGAGGACCGTGGCCCAGGCCACGCCGGCCAGTCCCATGGCAGGCAGCCCGAATCCGCCGTGAATGAACCAGGGGTCAAATGCGACGTTCAGGGTGGCCATCAGGATGAGCACGTTGCGCATACTCCGCGTGTCCCCCTGGGACTGGAGCACTGCGTTGAAGAGAAAGAGGGATACTGTAAAGAAATTACAGGAAAAAATCGGACTCATGTACTCCAGGCAGGTCGTGAGGTAGGAGCCTTCGGCTCCGAGCCAGCCGAAGATATCCGGGGAAAAGATCAGTCCGAACCAGGCCAGGAAGGCGGAAACGAAGATGCCGAAGCTGAGCATCTGCACGGCAATGAGTGCTGCCTGGTCCCGGTCCCTGGCTCCGAGTGCTGAACCCATGAGCGCTGTGGAGCCGGTGCCGATGCCGCTGGCCAGGGCAGTGATGATGAAATAGACCGGCAGGGACAGGGCCAATGCGGCCACTGCATGGGTGTCGATGCGCCCTGCCCACCATGTGTCCACCACGTTGAACATGGTATTGAAGAAAAATCCCACACTGGCAGGTACGGCTACC
The genomic region above belongs to Pseudodesulfovibrio sp. S3 and contains:
- a CDS encoding MATE family efflux transporter, giving the protein MTQSPTDTTDLTTRSIPKVIRQVAVPASVGFFFNTMFNVVDTWWAGRIDTHAVAALALSLPVYFIITALASGIGTGSTALMGSALGARDRDQAALIAVQMLSFGIFVSAFLAWFGLIFSPDIFGWLGAEGSYLTTCLEYMSPIFSCNFFTVSLFLFNAVLQSQGDTRSMRNVLILMATLNVAFDPWFIHGGFGLPAMGLAGVAWATVLLQGVGAVYLLVKARRTGLLKTNSGRNLIPRPKIYAEIARQGFPASLNSMTIALGFFVIFRFVSGFGPEAAAAYGIATRIDQIILLPTIGLSVAALTITAQNYGANRIDRIRENMKKNLLYGAMLILPLSVPIFLFAEPLMRIFTDDPAVTAIGAEYLRIDAFTLYGYVAIFVPTSILQGMKRPLFAIWLGLSRQVAAPYILFTLFTRTLGYPITALWFSILGIVWISAGIAFWFARRTVNRVQDSIQRSESVTKPTQQ